One genomic region from Drosophila subpulchrella strain 33 F10 #4 breed RU33 chromosome 2R, RU_Dsub_v1.1 Primary Assembly, whole genome shotgun sequence encodes:
- the LOC119549886 gene encoding FAS-associated factor 1 isoform X2, protein MSENKEDTLASFQNITGIDDVGEAFSHLEAADWNLMEALSRVMPHDDAPLAHVHPHPHPIQQSEPPPRHPVESTNGFRPPGYDELPGTSNASGFFAAALQNQNQNINLNQPHLQQRFPTQLTSSINLDPASSQNNNQNVIAFNIHFNQQLYQIRLPSEATVEQLKRKIFEKTSVPMCRQAINGWPPSKASDAQQLGTRICNLDLAAENELILVDLTDDGFMDTEQDEVTQRVDKTFTLLIQFESDSPLTLSMPGRTTMQELKMNVSDIKSIPVRHQEWTGWPNGCNNDTTLAQSGIELSHRFAVRSTARPAQNSNQHNAFDVVTVDSESSADEFEDATDFNNAEYIFTDSPPAQPLNRHLIPNNTDDETSGSTQFVENYKARYGEPCPDFFVGSLESAKQLACLRSAKERKLLAIYLHHGKSILINVFCDQLMKHESIIQTFKEKFVLYGWDMTYESNKDMFLSSLTACISSNASLTARNIKLDKLPAIMLVGKSRQLGSNCEVLSVIHGNIGLDDLLTRLIETCEMFEEQLQVEIRQEDERAARDQVKAEQDMAYQETLEADMAKDAAKRQKEAAQLAERKRMESERAEEDARRESIRLVAQQSLPQEPSEQEAGTSKIRVRKPTGDFLERRFFTNNNLQDLLNFVTANGFLIEEYKLISSWPRRDLTAIESSQTLETLKLYPQETVILEER, encoded by the exons ATGTCGGAGAACAAGGAAGACACCCTGGCCAGTTTTCAG AACATCACGGGCATTGACGACGTGGGCGAGGCCTTCTCCCACCTGGAGGCCGCCGACTGGAACCTGATG GAGGCCCTGAGTCGGGTGATGCCGCACGACGATGCTCCGCTGGCCCATgtccatccccatccccatcccatCCAGCAGTCGGAGCCGCCACCGCGTCATCCGGTGGAGAGCACCAACGGCTTCCGTCCGCCTGGCTACGATGAGCTGCCCGGGACGTCGAATGCGTCGGGTTTCTTCGCGGCCGCCCTGCAGAACCAAAACCAGAACATCAATCTCAACCAGCCGCACCTCCAGCAGAGATTTCCCA CCCAGCTGACGTCCAGCATTAACCTGGACCCCGCGTCCAGCCAGAACAACAACCAGAACGTGATCGCCTTCAACATCCACTTCAACCAGCAGCTCTACCAGATCCGCTTGCCCTCGGAGGCCACTGTTG AGCAACTCAAGCGCAAAATCTTCGAGAAGACCAGTGTGCCGATGTGCAGGCAAGCCATCAACGGATGGCCGccctccaaggccagcgaTGCCCAGCAACTGGGCACTCGAATCTGCAACCTCGATCTCGCGGCGGAAAATGAGCTGATCCTAGTGGACCTCACCGACGACGGCTTCATGGACACCGAACA GGACGAAGTGACGCAAAGGGTGGACAAGACCTTCACCCTCCTCATTCAATTCGAGTCGGACAGCCCACTCACACTCAGCATGCCCGGACGCACAACCATGCAGGAGCTGAAGATGAACGTGAGCGACATCAAGAGCATACCAGTGCGCCACCAGGAGTGGACTGGCTGGCCAAATGGTTGCAACAACGACACCACTCTGGCG CAATCTGGTATAGAGCTGTCGCACAGATTCGCCGTGCGGAGCACAGCACGTCCGGCTCAGAATTCCAACCAGCACAATGCATTCGATGTTGTGACCGTGGACAGCGAAAGTTCGGCTGATGAATTTGAGGACGCCACGGACTTTAATAACGCCGAGTACATATTCACCGACTCGCCACCTGCTCAGCCACTCAACAGACATTTAA TACCAAACAATACGGACGATGAGACCAGTGGCTCCACgcagtttgtggaaaactataaAGCTCGTTATGGCGAGCCATGTCCAGACTTCTTTGTGGGCAGCCTGGAGAGCGCCAAGCAGCTGGCCTGCCTCAGATCCGCCAAGGAG CGCAAGCTACTGGCCATTTACTTGCATCACGGCAAGAGCATTCTCATCAACGTTTTCTGTGATCAACTAATGAAGCACGAGAGCATAATCCAAACATTCAAGGAGAAGTTCGTTCTGTATGGCTGGGATATGACCTACGAAAGCAACAAGGACAT GTTTCTCTCTTCGCTGACGGCCTGCATCAGCAGCAACGCCTCCCTGACGGCCAGAAACATCAAGCTGGACAAGCTGCCGGCCATCATGCTGGTGGGAAAGAGCCGGCAGTTGGGCAGCAACTGTGAGGTTCTATCTGTGATTCACG GGAACATTGGTCTGGATGATTTGCTGACGAGGCTCATAGAAACCTGCGAAATGTTCGAGGAGCAGCTGCAGGTGGAAATACGGCAGGAGGACGAACGAGCGGCTCGTGATCAGGTGAAGGCCGAGCAGGACATGGCCTACCAGGAAACCCTGGAAGCCGACATGGCCAAGGATGCGGCTAAACGGCAGAAGGAGGCCGCCCAGTTGGCCGAGCGCAAACGCATGGAGTCGGAACGCGCAGAGGAAGACGCTAGACGCGAGTCCATTAGATTAGTT GCTCAACAATCCCTACCTCAGGAGCCGTCCGAGCAGGAGGCGGGCACTTCCAAGATCCGCGTTCGCAAACCCACTGGCGATTTCCTGGAGCGTCGCTTTTTTACCAACAACAACCTGCAG GATCTGCTCAACTTTGTGACGGCCAATGGTTTCCTCATCGAGGAGTACAAACTGATCAGCAGCTGGCCCCGTCGCGATCTCACGGCCATCGAGAGTAGCCAAACACTGGAGACGCTCAAGCTCTATCCGCAGGAAACGGTCATCCTGGAGGAGCGATGA
- the LOC119549886 gene encoding FAS-associated factor 1 isoform X1: MSENKEDTLASFQNITGIDDVGEAFSHLEAADWNLMEALSRVMPHDDAPLAHVHPHPHPIQQSEPPPRHPVESTNGFRPPGYDELPGTSNASGFFAAALQNQNQNINLNQPHLQQRFPTSQLLAQLTSSINLDPASSQNNNQNVIAFNIHFNQQLYQIRLPSEATVEQLKRKIFEKTSVPMCRQAINGWPPSKASDAQQLGTRICNLDLAAENELILVDLTDDGFMDTEQDEVTQRVDKTFTLLIQFESDSPLTLSMPGRTTMQELKMNVSDIKSIPVRHQEWTGWPNGCNNDTTLAQSGIELSHRFAVRSTARPAQNSNQHNAFDVVTVDSESSADEFEDATDFNNAEYIFTDSPPAQPLNRHLIPNNTDDETSGSTQFVENYKARYGEPCPDFFVGSLESAKQLACLRSAKERKLLAIYLHHGKSILINVFCDQLMKHESIIQTFKEKFVLYGWDMTYESNKDMFLSSLTACISSNASLTARNIKLDKLPAIMLVGKSRQLGSNCEVLSVIHGNIGLDDLLTRLIETCEMFEEQLQVEIRQEDERAARDQVKAEQDMAYQETLEADMAKDAAKRQKEAAQLAERKRMESERAEEDARRESIRLVAQQSLPQEPSEQEAGTSKIRVRKPTGDFLERRFFTNNNLQDLLNFVTANGFLIEEYKLISSWPRRDLTAIESSQTLETLKLYPQETVILEER; the protein is encoded by the exons ATGTCGGAGAACAAGGAAGACACCCTGGCCAGTTTTCAG AACATCACGGGCATTGACGACGTGGGCGAGGCCTTCTCCCACCTGGAGGCCGCCGACTGGAACCTGATG GAGGCCCTGAGTCGGGTGATGCCGCACGACGATGCTCCGCTGGCCCATgtccatccccatccccatcccatCCAGCAGTCGGAGCCGCCACCGCGTCATCCGGTGGAGAGCACCAACGGCTTCCGTCCGCCTGGCTACGATGAGCTGCCCGGGACGTCGAATGCGTCGGGTTTCTTCGCGGCCGCCCTGCAGAACCAAAACCAGAACATCAATCTCAACCAGCCGCACCTCCAGCAGAGATTTCCCA CGTCACAATTGCTAGCCCAGCTGACGTCCAGCATTAACCTGGACCCCGCGTCCAGCCAGAACAACAACCAGAACGTGATCGCCTTCAACATCCACTTCAACCAGCAGCTCTACCAGATCCGCTTGCCCTCGGAGGCCACTGTTG AGCAACTCAAGCGCAAAATCTTCGAGAAGACCAGTGTGCCGATGTGCAGGCAAGCCATCAACGGATGGCCGccctccaaggccagcgaTGCCCAGCAACTGGGCACTCGAATCTGCAACCTCGATCTCGCGGCGGAAAATGAGCTGATCCTAGTGGACCTCACCGACGACGGCTTCATGGACACCGAACA GGACGAAGTGACGCAAAGGGTGGACAAGACCTTCACCCTCCTCATTCAATTCGAGTCGGACAGCCCACTCACACTCAGCATGCCCGGACGCACAACCATGCAGGAGCTGAAGATGAACGTGAGCGACATCAAGAGCATACCAGTGCGCCACCAGGAGTGGACTGGCTGGCCAAATGGTTGCAACAACGACACCACTCTGGCG CAATCTGGTATAGAGCTGTCGCACAGATTCGCCGTGCGGAGCACAGCACGTCCGGCTCAGAATTCCAACCAGCACAATGCATTCGATGTTGTGACCGTGGACAGCGAAAGTTCGGCTGATGAATTTGAGGACGCCACGGACTTTAATAACGCCGAGTACATATTCACCGACTCGCCACCTGCTCAGCCACTCAACAGACATTTAA TACCAAACAATACGGACGATGAGACCAGTGGCTCCACgcagtttgtggaaaactataaAGCTCGTTATGGCGAGCCATGTCCAGACTTCTTTGTGGGCAGCCTGGAGAGCGCCAAGCAGCTGGCCTGCCTCAGATCCGCCAAGGAG CGCAAGCTACTGGCCATTTACTTGCATCACGGCAAGAGCATTCTCATCAACGTTTTCTGTGATCAACTAATGAAGCACGAGAGCATAATCCAAACATTCAAGGAGAAGTTCGTTCTGTATGGCTGGGATATGACCTACGAAAGCAACAAGGACAT GTTTCTCTCTTCGCTGACGGCCTGCATCAGCAGCAACGCCTCCCTGACGGCCAGAAACATCAAGCTGGACAAGCTGCCGGCCATCATGCTGGTGGGAAAGAGCCGGCAGTTGGGCAGCAACTGTGAGGTTCTATCTGTGATTCACG GGAACATTGGTCTGGATGATTTGCTGACGAGGCTCATAGAAACCTGCGAAATGTTCGAGGAGCAGCTGCAGGTGGAAATACGGCAGGAGGACGAACGAGCGGCTCGTGATCAGGTGAAGGCCGAGCAGGACATGGCCTACCAGGAAACCCTGGAAGCCGACATGGCCAAGGATGCGGCTAAACGGCAGAAGGAGGCCGCCCAGTTGGCCGAGCGCAAACGCATGGAGTCGGAACGCGCAGAGGAAGACGCTAGACGCGAGTCCATTAGATTAGTT GCTCAACAATCCCTACCTCAGGAGCCGTCCGAGCAGGAGGCGGGCACTTCCAAGATCCGCGTTCGCAAACCCACTGGCGATTTCCTGGAGCGTCGCTTTTTTACCAACAACAACCTGCAG GATCTGCTCAACTTTGTGACGGCCAATGGTTTCCTCATCGAGGAGTACAAACTGATCAGCAGCTGGCCCCGTCGCGATCTCACGGCCATCGAGAGTAGCCAAACACTGGAGACGCTCAAGCTCTATCCGCAGGAAACGGTCATCCTGGAGGAGCGATGA
- the LOC119549886 gene encoding FAS-associated factor 1 isoform X3, with protein sequence MLRWPMSIPIPIPSSSRSRHRVIRWRAPTASVRLATMSCPGRRMRRVSSRPPCRTKTRTSISTSRTSSRDFPLTSSINLDPASSQNNNQNVIAFNIHFNQQLYQIRLPSEATVEQLKRKIFEKTSVPMCRQAINGWPPSKASDAQQLGTRICNLDLAAENELILVDLTDDGFMDTEQDEVTQRVDKTFTLLIQFESDSPLTLSMPGRTTMQELKMNVSDIKSIPVRHQEWTGWPNGCNNDTTLAQSGIELSHRFAVRSTARPAQNSNQHNAFDVVTVDSESSADEFEDATDFNNAEYIFTDSPPAQPLNRHLIPNNTDDETSGSTQFVENYKARYGEPCPDFFVGSLESAKQLACLRSAKERKLLAIYLHHGKSILINVFCDQLMKHESIIQTFKEKFVLYGWDMTYESNKDMFLSSLTACISSNASLTARNIKLDKLPAIMLVGKSRQLGSNCEVLSVIHGNIGLDDLLTRLIETCEMFEEQLQVEIRQEDERAARDQVKAEQDMAYQETLEADMAKDAAKRQKEAAQLAERKRMESERAEEDARRESIRLVAQQSLPQEPSEQEAGTSKIRVRKPTGDFLERRFFTNNNLQDLLNFVTANGFLIEEYKLISSWPRRDLTAIESSQTLETLKLYPQETVILEER encoded by the exons ATGCTCCGCTGGCCCATgtccatccccatccccatcccatCCAGCAGTCGGAGCCGCCACCGCGTCATCCGGTGGAGAGCACCAACGGCTTCCGTCCGCCTGGCTACGATGAGCTGCCCGGGACGTCGAATGCGTCGGGTTTCTTCGCGGCCGCCCTGCAGAACCAAAACCAGAACATCAATCTCAACCAGCCGCACCTCCAGCAGAGATTTCCCA CTGACGTCCAGCATTAACCTGGACCCCGCGTCCAGCCAGAACAACAACCAGAACGTGATCGCCTTCAACATCCACTTCAACCAGCAGCTCTACCAGATCCGCTTGCCCTCGGAGGCCACTGTTG AGCAACTCAAGCGCAAAATCTTCGAGAAGACCAGTGTGCCGATGTGCAGGCAAGCCATCAACGGATGGCCGccctccaaggccagcgaTGCCCAGCAACTGGGCACTCGAATCTGCAACCTCGATCTCGCGGCGGAAAATGAGCTGATCCTAGTGGACCTCACCGACGACGGCTTCATGGACACCGAACA GGACGAAGTGACGCAAAGGGTGGACAAGACCTTCACCCTCCTCATTCAATTCGAGTCGGACAGCCCACTCACACTCAGCATGCCCGGACGCACAACCATGCAGGAGCTGAAGATGAACGTGAGCGACATCAAGAGCATACCAGTGCGCCACCAGGAGTGGACTGGCTGGCCAAATGGTTGCAACAACGACACCACTCTGGCG CAATCTGGTATAGAGCTGTCGCACAGATTCGCCGTGCGGAGCACAGCACGTCCGGCTCAGAATTCCAACCAGCACAATGCATTCGATGTTGTGACCGTGGACAGCGAAAGTTCGGCTGATGAATTTGAGGACGCCACGGACTTTAATAACGCCGAGTACATATTCACCGACTCGCCACCTGCTCAGCCACTCAACAGACATTTAA TACCAAACAATACGGACGATGAGACCAGTGGCTCCACgcagtttgtggaaaactataaAGCTCGTTATGGCGAGCCATGTCCAGACTTCTTTGTGGGCAGCCTGGAGAGCGCCAAGCAGCTGGCCTGCCTCAGATCCGCCAAGGAG CGCAAGCTACTGGCCATTTACTTGCATCACGGCAAGAGCATTCTCATCAACGTTTTCTGTGATCAACTAATGAAGCACGAGAGCATAATCCAAACATTCAAGGAGAAGTTCGTTCTGTATGGCTGGGATATGACCTACGAAAGCAACAAGGACAT GTTTCTCTCTTCGCTGACGGCCTGCATCAGCAGCAACGCCTCCCTGACGGCCAGAAACATCAAGCTGGACAAGCTGCCGGCCATCATGCTGGTGGGAAAGAGCCGGCAGTTGGGCAGCAACTGTGAGGTTCTATCTGTGATTCACG GGAACATTGGTCTGGATGATTTGCTGACGAGGCTCATAGAAACCTGCGAAATGTTCGAGGAGCAGCTGCAGGTGGAAATACGGCAGGAGGACGAACGAGCGGCTCGTGATCAGGTGAAGGCCGAGCAGGACATGGCCTACCAGGAAACCCTGGAAGCCGACATGGCCAAGGATGCGGCTAAACGGCAGAAGGAGGCCGCCCAGTTGGCCGAGCGCAAACGCATGGAGTCGGAACGCGCAGAGGAAGACGCTAGACGCGAGTCCATTAGATTAGTT GCTCAACAATCCCTACCTCAGGAGCCGTCCGAGCAGGAGGCGGGCACTTCCAAGATCCGCGTTCGCAAACCCACTGGCGATTTCCTGGAGCGTCGCTTTTTTACCAACAACAACCTGCAG GATCTGCTCAACTTTGTGACGGCCAATGGTTTCCTCATCGAGGAGTACAAACTGATCAGCAGCTGGCCCCGTCGCGATCTCACGGCCATCGAGAGTAGCCAAACACTGGAGACGCTCAAGCTCTATCCGCAGGAAACGGTCATCCTGGAGGAGCGATGA
- the LOC119549887 gene encoding putative ferric-chelate reductase 1 homolog isoform X1, whose product MTMTRPLTKRSWLAVVMALLLAVVTWPNPGQSLPQGAPETVCDTMLPFHSGGSILPQNSVSPFSVETSSTTLGQGQTLRVDLSGVPAGLTFGGYMIQARNRNPPHQIVGQFGPARDGTIKLMNCENSVNNSATHSNAGAKQQVLLEWQSPVDFLGQVVFNATIAQSYNEFWVGVPSQPVQIVRRDLAGPPLPTQGPSAPVGTTRTPYVPPSYSAPNNVAAVVSDPIYTGCGQSKNCFGFPDGCVASKTCTSIAVVTVRGDVFEFEIQSGKGTNAAYVAVGLSDDAKMGDDLTTECVPDNGRVNLYSSLTSASPYAAVRSSVSQNSARLLDASIVDGVIYCRVQRDAVTNVQGRTFDLRNGRYHLLVASGSSLKENSVGYHDIGRLPSAQAINLAEVQDLGGSSRLLVQLHGAFMIAAWIGTTSLGIIFARYFKQTWVGSQSCGKDQWFAWHRLLMVTTWSLTVVAYVLIWVELKRAVWHAHSIIGMITVFLCFIQPIGALFRPGPNDKKRPYFNWGHWLGGNLAHILGIVTIFFSVKLPKAELPEWMDWILVSFVVVHVLVHLIFSIGLCLNHWQITGMASERHLSQRANTFQMGDLSHHQQHAMRNGMSMERKMDAPYGSMRKGLLGVYGVVLVLFVVVLILLVVLAPIEQYLGKS is encoded by the exons ATGACGATGACGCGGCCGCTGACGAAGCGGAGTTGGCTGGCGGTGGTCATGGCGCTGCTGCTGGCGGTGGTCACCTGGCCGAATCCCGGCCAGAGTTTGCCACAAGGTGCTCCGGAAACGGTGTGCGACACCATGCTGCCGTTCCACTCGGGCGGCAGTATTCTCCCCCAGAACAGCGTATCCCCCTTCAGCGTGGAGACCTCCTCCACCACCCTTGGCCAGGGTCAGACACTCCGCGTGGATCTCTCAGGAGTGCCGGCTGGCCTGACCTTCGGCGGCTACATGATCCAGGCCCGTAATCGTAACCCACCCCATCAGATCGTCGGACAATTTGGACCCGCCCGCGATGGCACCATCAAGCTGATGAACTGCGAAAACTCCGTGAACAACTCGGCCACCCACAGCAATGCCGGGGCCAAGCAGCAGGTGCTCCTGGAGTGGCAATCGCCGGTGGACTTCCTCGGCCAGGTGGTCTTCAA CGCCACGATTGCCCAGAGCTACAATGAATTCTGGGTGGGCGTGCCCTCGCAGCCCGTTCAGATAGTCCGCCGGGATCTGGCCGGTCCACCACTGCCCACCCAGGGTCCTTCTGCTCCCGTGGGAACCACCCGTACTCCCTATGTCCCGCCCAGCTATTCGGCACCCAACAACGTGGCCGCAGTGGTCTCCGATCCCATCTACACTGGTTGCGGACAGAGCAAGAACTGCTTTGGTTTCCCCGACGGATGCGTGGCCTCCAAGACCTGCACCTCCATCGCCGTGGTCACCGTGAGGGGAGATGTCTTCGAGTTCGAGATTCAGTCCGGCAAAG gAACCAATGCCGCTTATGTGGCGGTGGGTCTTTCCGATGACGCCAAGATGGGTGACGACTTGACCACTGAGTGTGTGCCAGACAATGGAAGGGTCAATCTGTACTCCTCCCTGACTTCGGCCTCTCCCTATGCAGCTGTGAGGTCCAGTGTG AGCCAGAATTCTGCCCGCCTCTTGGACGCCTCGATTGTGGACGGAGTGATCTACTGCCGGGTGCAAAGGGATGCGGTGACCAATGTGCAGGGACGCACCTTTGACCTCCGCAACGGCAGGTACCACCTGTTGGTGGCCTCGGGCAGCAGCCTCAAGGAGAACAGTGTGGGCTACCACGACATTGGACGCCTGCCCTCGGCTCAGGCCATCAATCTGGCGGAGGTGCAGGATCTGGGCGGATCCAGCAGACTGTTGGTGCAGCTCCACGGAGCCTTCATGATCGCCGCCTGGATTGGAACCACCTCGCTGGGCATCATATTTGCGCGCTACTTCAAGCAGACATGGGTGGGCAGCCAGAGCTGTGGAAAGGATCAGTGGTTCGCCTGGCATCGCCTGCTCATGGTCACCACCTGGTCGCTCACGGTGGTTGCCTATGTGCTCATCTGGGTGGAGCTGAAGCGAGCAGTGTGGCATGCTCACTCCATCATTGGTATGATCACTGTGTTTCTGTGCTTCATCCAGCCCATTGGAGCTCTGTTCCGACCGGGACCGAATGATAAGAAAAGGCCTTACTTCAACTGGGGTCATTGGCTGGGCGGTAACCTGGCCCACATCCTGGGAA TTGTCACCATTTTCTTTTCTGTAAAACTACCCAAGGCTGAGCTGCCCGAGTGGATGGACTGGATCCTGGTCAGCTTCGTGGTGGTGCACGTGCTGGTCCACCTGATATTCTCC ATCGGATTGTGTTTGAATCATTGGCAGATCACGGGAATGGCCTCGGAACGCCATCTGAGCCAGCGGGCGAATACCTTCCAAATGGGCGACTTGTCGCATCATCAACAGCATGCCATGCGGAATGGCATGAGCATGGAGCGGAAAATGGATGCTCCG TACGGCAGCATGCGCAAGGGATTGCTGGGAGTCTATGGCGTGGTGCTGGTTCTCTTCGTGGTGGTGCTAATCCTTCTAGTGGTGCTGGCACCCATCGAACAATACCTGGGCAAGTCCTAG
- the LOC119549887 gene encoding putative ferric-chelate reductase 1 homolog isoform X2: MTMTRPLTKRSWLAVVMALLLAVVTWPNPGQSLPQGAPETVCDTMLPFHSGGSILPQNSVSPFSVETSSTTLGQGQTLRVDLSGVPAGLTFGGYMIQARNRNPPHQIVGQFGPARDGTIKLMNCENSVNNSATHSNAGAKQQVLLEWQSPVDFLGQVVFNATIAQSYNEFWVGVPSQPVQIVRRDLAGPPLPTQGPSAPVGTTRTPYVPPSYSAPNNVAAVVSDPIYTGCGQSKNCFGFPDGCVASKTCTSIAVVTVRGDVFEFEIQSGKGTNAAYVAVGLSDDAKMGDDLTTECVPDNGRVNLYSSLTSASPYAAVRSSVSQNSARLLDASIVDGVIYCRVQRDAVTNVQGRTFDLRNGRYHLLVASGSSLKENSVGYHDIGRLPSAQAINLAEVQDLGGSSRLLVQLHGAFMIAAWIGTTSLGIIFARYFKQTWVGSQSCGKDQWFAWHRLLMVTTWSLTVVAYVLIWVELKRAVWHAHSIIGMITVFLCFIQPIGALFRPGPNDKKRPYFNWGHWLGGNLAHILGIVTIFFSVKLPKAELPEWMDWILVSFVVVHVLVHLIFSITGMASERHLSQRANTFQMGDLSHHQQHAMRNGMSMERKMDAPYGSMRKGLLGVYGVVLVLFVVVLILLVVLAPIEQYLGKS; the protein is encoded by the exons ATGACGATGACGCGGCCGCTGACGAAGCGGAGTTGGCTGGCGGTGGTCATGGCGCTGCTGCTGGCGGTGGTCACCTGGCCGAATCCCGGCCAGAGTTTGCCACAAGGTGCTCCGGAAACGGTGTGCGACACCATGCTGCCGTTCCACTCGGGCGGCAGTATTCTCCCCCAGAACAGCGTATCCCCCTTCAGCGTGGAGACCTCCTCCACCACCCTTGGCCAGGGTCAGACACTCCGCGTGGATCTCTCAGGAGTGCCGGCTGGCCTGACCTTCGGCGGCTACATGATCCAGGCCCGTAATCGTAACCCACCCCATCAGATCGTCGGACAATTTGGACCCGCCCGCGATGGCACCATCAAGCTGATGAACTGCGAAAACTCCGTGAACAACTCGGCCACCCACAGCAATGCCGGGGCCAAGCAGCAGGTGCTCCTGGAGTGGCAATCGCCGGTGGACTTCCTCGGCCAGGTGGTCTTCAA CGCCACGATTGCCCAGAGCTACAATGAATTCTGGGTGGGCGTGCCCTCGCAGCCCGTTCAGATAGTCCGCCGGGATCTGGCCGGTCCACCACTGCCCACCCAGGGTCCTTCTGCTCCCGTGGGAACCACCCGTACTCCCTATGTCCCGCCCAGCTATTCGGCACCCAACAACGTGGCCGCAGTGGTCTCCGATCCCATCTACACTGGTTGCGGACAGAGCAAGAACTGCTTTGGTTTCCCCGACGGATGCGTGGCCTCCAAGACCTGCACCTCCATCGCCGTGGTCACCGTGAGGGGAGATGTCTTCGAGTTCGAGATTCAGTCCGGCAAAG gAACCAATGCCGCTTATGTGGCGGTGGGTCTTTCCGATGACGCCAAGATGGGTGACGACTTGACCACTGAGTGTGTGCCAGACAATGGAAGGGTCAATCTGTACTCCTCCCTGACTTCGGCCTCTCCCTATGCAGCTGTGAGGTCCAGTGTG AGCCAGAATTCTGCCCGCCTCTTGGACGCCTCGATTGTGGACGGAGTGATCTACTGCCGGGTGCAAAGGGATGCGGTGACCAATGTGCAGGGACGCACCTTTGACCTCCGCAACGGCAGGTACCACCTGTTGGTGGCCTCGGGCAGCAGCCTCAAGGAGAACAGTGTGGGCTACCACGACATTGGACGCCTGCCCTCGGCTCAGGCCATCAATCTGGCGGAGGTGCAGGATCTGGGCGGATCCAGCAGACTGTTGGTGCAGCTCCACGGAGCCTTCATGATCGCCGCCTGGATTGGAACCACCTCGCTGGGCATCATATTTGCGCGCTACTTCAAGCAGACATGGGTGGGCAGCCAGAGCTGTGGAAAGGATCAGTGGTTCGCCTGGCATCGCCTGCTCATGGTCACCACCTGGTCGCTCACGGTGGTTGCCTATGTGCTCATCTGGGTGGAGCTGAAGCGAGCAGTGTGGCATGCTCACTCCATCATTGGTATGATCACTGTGTTTCTGTGCTTCATCCAGCCCATTGGAGCTCTGTTCCGACCGGGACCGAATGATAAGAAAAGGCCTTACTTCAACTGGGGTCATTGGCTGGGCGGTAACCTGGCCCACATCCTGGGAA TTGTCACCATTTTCTTTTCTGTAAAACTACCCAAGGCTGAGCTGCCCGAGTGGATGGACTGGATCCTGGTCAGCTTCGTGGTGGTGCACGTGCTGGTCCACCTGATATTCTCC ATCACGGGAATGGCCTCGGAACGCCATCTGAGCCAGCGGGCGAATACCTTCCAAATGGGCGACTTGTCGCATCATCAACAGCATGCCATGCGGAATGGCATGAGCATGGAGCGGAAAATGGATGCTCCG TACGGCAGCATGCGCAAGGGATTGCTGGGAGTCTATGGCGTGGTGCTGGTTCTCTTCGTGGTGGTGCTAATCCTTCTAGTGGTGCTGGCACCCATCGAACAATACCTGGGCAAGTCCTAG
- the LOC119551843 gene encoding ER membrane protein complex subunit 7 homolog: MFFKLLIFTALLALASCEVVIGQDELVDEVSGLYTIEGRVSPPDSIFPPAQGGRSAPVNKDAPKWQTEVTLSINDGEFKGFVREDGQFMISGVPSGSYILDVHHPDVFYEPVRVEINPKGKFRARKVNFVQPAQIMQVPYPLRVKPLMPFKYFQTREQWKITDFLFSPMVLMMVLPLLLMLVLPKMINDPETKKEIDNLQFPKMGNDMPEISEMLTSLLTGKQPEPKEKKPAPAVRQTKKRKE, translated from the exons ATGTTCTTTAAGTTACTTATTTTCACGGCGCTCCTCGCCCTGGCCAGCTGCGAAGTTGTCATTGGCCAGGATGAACTGGTGGACGAGGTCTCCGGCCTGTACACAATCGAGGGACGCGTCTCCCCGCCCGACTCCATTTTCCCACCCGCCCAAGGAGGACGAAGTGCTCCGGTGAACAAGGATGCCCCCAAGTGGCAGACCGAGGTCACCCTCTCCATCAACGACGGCGAGTTCAAGGGATTCGTCCGCGAGGATGGCCAGTTCATGATCAGCGGAGTGCCCTCCGGCAGCTACATCCTGGATGTCCACCACCCAGATGTGTTCTATGAGCCG GTGCGCGTCGAGATCAATCCCAAGGGAAAGTTCCGCGCCCGCAAAGTGAACTTTGTCCAGCCGGCGCAAATCATGCAGGTGCCTTATCCACTGCGCGTGAAGCCATTGATGCCCTTCAAGTACTTCCAGACCAGGGAGCAGTGGAAG ATCACCGACTTCCTGTTCAGTCCCATGGTCCTGATGATGGTGCTGCCCCTGCTTCTCATGCTGGTGCTGCCCAAGATGATCAACGATCCCGAGACCAAGAAGGAGATAGACAACCTGCAGTTCCCCAAG ATGGGCAACGATATGCCCGAGATCAGCGAAATGCTGACTTCCCTGCTGACGGGCAAACAGCCCGAACCCAAGGAGAAGAAGCCAGCTCCAGCTGTCAGGCAGACCAAGAAGCGCAAGGAGTAG